From a single Ignavibacteria bacterium genomic region:
- a CDS encoding T9SS type A sorting domain-containing protein: MKAQTSLLFILTLSSILNAQWFWQNPLPQGNWLFDVKYTNPETALAVGADGTIIKTTNGGENWHRMEANTGYYLHGLFTLNSQISFAVGDHGTFLKTTDGGSYWEVSDAIVNKDLIDVFFINEMTGWATGWGGVIMKTTDGGTSWSTFRNQPEIKLESIFFIDQNTGWAAGQSGYILKTTDGGNSWQTQTTGTLETFYSIQFFGSQNGWACGGGAGTIMKTTNGGTSWTRITTGSTRYRMALQFIDSLHGWALSDKFNVSRTTDGGNTWNESITGGTWFLRGMHFANSSTGCVVGQYGQLFLTSDGGATWSSKPRVTSATLYSSSFTDSLNGWMVGLGGTIIHTSNSGSTWEVQNSGTTQPLRAVQFVDNMNGWAVGGEGYVWNILRTTNGGVSWSLQENTTEYPLHSLSFVDSQTGWVAGHSGKIRKTTDGGQTWIPQFNDTTSSIMEIRFINSQTGWCIADGGVIYKTTNGGGNWQGIYVGTVTMYSFCFVNELTGWACGWNGTILKTTNGGISWVRQHLEPGLLLESIDFADEMSGRAVGANGTLFFTTDGGDTWGKQNSGTTYAFYTVEMFDRQTAWIAGSYGSILKTTDGGGVVSVDEIVTSTPVSFELGQNYPNPFNPETIISYTLPVTGEVTIIVYNTLGQKIATLVEGIQEAGNHRVTFKADNLPSGVYFYRMASGGVSLVKKMVVMR, from the coding sequence ATGAAAGCACAGACTTCACTTCTATTTATACTCACCCTCTCATCCATTCTTAATGCCCAATGGTTCTGGCAAAATCCGCTTCCTCAGGGAAACTGGCTTTTCGATGTAAAGTACACAAATCCGGAGACCGCGTTGGCGGTTGGTGCTGATGGCACAATAATAAAGACTACCAATGGCGGCGAGAATTGGCACAGGATGGAGGCGAATACAGGTTATTATTTGCATGGCTTGTTTACATTAAACTCACAAATCAGTTTTGCAGTGGGCGACCATGGAACCTTCCTTAAAACCACCGATGGCGGCAGTTACTGGGAAGTTTCGGATGCAATTGTGAATAAAGACCTGATTGATGTTTTCTTCATAAACGAAATGACGGGGTGGGCAACAGGGTGGGGAGGTGTAATCATGAAGACGACTGATGGCGGAACCTCTTGGAGCACTTTCCGTAATCAACCGGAGATCAAGCTGGAATCAATTTTCTTTATCGATCAGAACACAGGTTGGGCAGCCGGACAGTCAGGCTATATCCTTAAAACAACTGACGGTGGTAATTCCTGGCAGACACAAACCACAGGGACACTGGAGACTTTCTATTCGATACAGTTCTTCGGTTCACAAAATGGATGGGCGTGCGGAGGTGGTGCCGGAACGATTATGAAAACCACGAATGGTGGAACCTCCTGGACCAGGATAACCACGGGTTCGACCCGGTATCGTATGGCGCTCCAATTCATCGATTCCCTGCACGGCTGGGCTCTAAGCGACAAGTTCAATGTGTCAAGAACCACCGACGGCGGTAATACATGGAATGAGTCAATAACAGGGGGCACCTGGTTCCTGAGAGGGATGCATTTCGCAAATTCATCAACAGGATGTGTAGTCGGACAGTATGGCCAGTTGTTTCTTACCTCCGATGGAGGAGCAACCTGGAGCTCCAAACCACGGGTTACTTCTGCCACACTTTACTCGTCTAGTTTTACCGATTCCCTTAACGGCTGGATGGTGGGTCTGGGCGGGACTATAATCCACACATCCAACAGCGGATCAACCTGGGAGGTCCAAAACAGTGGCACAACTCAACCTTTGAGGGCGGTACAGTTCGTGGATAACATGAATGGATGGGCTGTCGGAGGAGAGGGTTATGTCTGGAATATTCTTAGGACCACTAATGGGGGTGTAAGCTGGTCACTACAGGAGAATACCACTGAATACCCTTTACATTCATTGAGTTTTGTTGATTCTCAGACAGGATGGGTTGCCGGTCACTCTGGAAAGATAAGGAAAACCACTGACGGGGGGCAAACCTGGATCCCCCAATTCAACGATACTACAAGTTCAATAATGGAGATTAGATTTATAAACAGTCAGACAGGTTGGTGCATCGCGGATGGCGGAGTGATCTACAAGACAACCAACGGGGGAGGAAACTGGCAGGGGATCTATGTTGGAACCGTGACAATGTACTCTTTTTGCTTCGTAAATGAACTAACAGGTTGGGCATGTGGTTGGAATGGTACGATTCTGAAAACAACAAATGGAGGTATCTCATGGGTTCGTCAGCATTTGGAACCCGGACTTTTGCTCGAATCGATCGATTTCGCGGATGAGATGTCTGGTCGGGCAGTCGGTGCAAATGGAACCCTCTTTTTCACCACAGACGGGGGTGACACCTGGGGAAAACAGAATAGTGGAACGACATACGCATTTTATACGGTAGAAATGTTTGATCGACAGACAGCATGGATTGCAGGGTCTTACGGCTCCATTCTGAAAACCACTGACGGAGGTGGTGTGGTTTCTGTTGACGAAATTGTAACATCCACACCGGTCTCATTTGAACTCGGGCAGAACTACCCAAATCCATTTAATCCGGAAACCATTATCTCTTACACACTACCTGTCACCGGTGAAGTAACAATAATTGTATATAACACTCTCGGACAAAAAATCGCCACACTTGTTGAAGGCATACAAGAAGCAGGCAATCACCGGGTCACCTTTAAGGCAGATAACCTGCCAAGCGGGGTCTATTTTTACAGGATGGCATCGGGAGGGGTGAGTTTAGTGAAGAAGATGGTTGTTATGCGATAG
- the mgtE gene encoding magnesium transporter — protein sequence MIGKILQPEISELIRKRNLSPIKELIDEWTPADLADLISCLPDTDCAVFFRVLPKDVEIETFEYLEIEDQMNLLKAMGNEEVSNILNEMSPDDRTALFEELPASITKQLMSLLSTEERAVAKQLLGYPENSIGRLMTPDYIAVEEDWSIKEVLDYIRENGEDSETLNTIYVVNERGQLVDDIRIREFLLNPLHKKVYDLMDNNFVCLSASEDQEQAVEVFKKYDKLSIPVVDSDGVLIGIITVDDVLDVAEEEATEDIQKLGAVSALEDSYVDTTIPQMIKKRVGWLAVLFVSGSLTASAIGIFEEELAKALVLSLFIPLVIASGGNSGSQAATLVTRALSLGEISIGDWWGVMKKEFITGLFLGLILAVIGFFRIAILEVLNLSHLDYWFLISLSVSSALIGVVLWGTFVGAMLPLLLKRLGFDPATSSAPFVSTLVDVTGIIIYFTCAALFLRGTLL from the coding sequence ATGATTGGAAAAATACTCCAGCCCGAGATCAGCGAGTTAATCCGTAAAAGGAATCTCTCGCCGATTAAAGAACTTATAGATGAATGGACTCCTGCAGACCTGGCTGACCTCATTTCCTGCCTTCCCGATACCGATTGTGCCGTTTTCTTCAGAGTACTCCCCAAAGATGTGGAGATAGAAACATTCGAATACCTTGAGATTGAAGATCAGATGAATCTTCTTAAAGCGATGGGGAATGAAGAGGTTTCGAACATCCTGAACGAGATGTCGCCTGATGATCGTACCGCACTGTTTGAAGAACTTCCGGCAAGCATTACAAAACAACTGATGTCCCTCCTCTCAACCGAGGAAAGGGCAGTCGCAAAACAGTTGCTTGGTTATCCCGAAAACTCTATCGGCCGTCTGATGACTCCCGATTACATAGCAGTAGAGGAAGACTGGTCGATAAAGGAAGTGCTGGACTACATTCGTGAAAACGGTGAGGATTCTGAAACCCTGAACACGATTTATGTCGTGAATGAAAGAGGGCAGCTCGTGGATGACATCAGAATCAGGGAGTTTCTGTTGAATCCACTTCACAAAAAGGTGTATGATCTGATGGATAACAATTTTGTCTGTCTTAGCGCTTCGGAAGATCAGGAACAGGCAGTAGAGGTTTTCAAGAAATATGACAAACTTTCGATTCCCGTGGTTGATTCAGACGGTGTACTGATTGGCATCATTACCGTGGATGATGTGTTGGATGTTGCTGAAGAAGAGGCTACCGAGGATATCCAGAAACTGGGTGCCGTTTCTGCTTTGGAGGATTCATATGTAGACACTACAATTCCGCAGATGATAAAAAAACGGGTCGGCTGGCTTGCAGTACTTTTTGTCAGCGGAAGTCTTACAGCGTCTGCGATAGGAATTTTCGAAGAGGAGCTTGCAAAGGCACTTGTGCTTTCCCTCTTTATTCCGCTGGTTATTGCCTCGGGGGGTAATTCAGGATCGCAGGCAGCCACTCTTGTCACCCGTGCCCTCTCACTTGGTGAAATATCGATAGGTGACTGGTGGGGAGTGATGAAAAAAGAATTCATAACGGGGCTTTTTCTCGGACTGATCCTTGCCGTAATCGGATTTTTCAGAATTGCCATACTTGAGGTGCTGAACCTGAGTCATCTCGATTACTGGTTTTTAATCTCACTGAGTGTATCAAGTGCCCTGATCGGGGTTGTTCTTTGGGGTACATTTGTGGGTGCAATGTTGCCGCTTTTGCTTAAGAGGCTGGGTTTTGATCCCGCTACTTCGTCAGCCCCCTTTGTTTCCACACTTGTGGATGTGACGGGAATAATCATCTACTTCACCTGTGCCGCCCTTTTCCTCAGGGGTACACTTCTTTAA